Genomic DNA from Terriglobales bacterium:
GTCACCGCCGGGATGAGGATGCGCCTCTTCTTCATGTCCGGGGAATGCCGGGGACGGAACTGCCACAGTAAACGAGGCGGGGGGAATGGTCAACGCAGGAAGGTTTCAAGGTTTCAATGTTTCAAAGTAGGCCGGGGCGAGCATAGACCTACGTCTTTGAAACCTTGAAACTCTGAGACCTTGAAACCTGTACTCAGGGCTTTGTCTCCGTTGCCTTGCTCGTCGTCGACTTCGCTGCCGCCTTCTGCTGCGCGGCCTTCTTGCGGTTGAAGTCGCGGAGGACGCGGGCGACGTAGGCCTGGGTCTCGGGGAAGGGCGGGAGGCCGCGGTAGCGGGCCACGCGCTCCGGTCCGGCGTTGTAGGCGGCCAGCGCCTTGACCGGGTCGCCGTGGTACTGCTGGAGCAACTGGCGCAGGTAGGCGGTGCCGCCCTGCACGTTGGCGGCGGGGTCGAAGGGGTGGAGCACGCCGAGCTGGGCGGCGGTGCTGGGCATCAGCTGCATCAGCCCTTGCGCGCCCTTGGGGGAGACGGCGCGGGGGTTGTAGCCGCTCTCGGCGCGGATCACGCTGTGGATGAAGTC
This window encodes:
- a CDS encoding lytic transglycosylase domain-containing protein — protein: MKKSTNLAVLALLLGLSLSAFAGDLARLKNGFTLRYQHKEVRGAVIRLYLDAGDANFVDVPSDQVAGFEHEDDPPPAEAAPAATADPGSIQQAIADASRQQQVDPDFIHSVIRAESGYNPRAVSPKGAQGLMQLMPSTAAQLGVLHPFDPAANVQGGTAYLRQLLQQYHGDPVKALAAYNAGPERVARYRGLPPFPETQAYVARVLRDFNRKKAAQQKAAAKSTTSKATETKP